Proteins encoded within one genomic window of Nonomuraea gerenzanensis:
- a CDS encoding carbohydrate ABC transporter permease, which translates to MRPSQRGAWPYLFLTPAIVLFTLFLAVPIGYTVYLALRRTKVSGLGLGRGARREVYVGFDNFAAALADAELWSGWLRVLGYGSLVLVVMLGLALLFALMLDSARVRLARFSRIAIFLPYAVPGVAATLLWGFLYLPSLSPIRDVLDVDFLGATTVTYSMANVAVWGGVGFNMLVLYTTLRAIPRDLYEAARLDGASELQIAVRVKIPLLGPAIVLTTVFSIIATIQVFTEPTTLRPLTNTISSTWSPLMKVYRDAFVTGDLYSAAATSIVIAAISLVLSFGFLRVVRNHAFREG; encoded by the coding sequence ATGAGGCCGTCGCAGAGGGGGGCGTGGCCGTACCTGTTCCTGACCCCCGCGATCGTGCTGTTCACGCTGTTCCTCGCGGTGCCCATCGGCTACACCGTCTACCTGGCGCTGCGCCGGACCAAGGTGTCGGGGCTGGGGCTGGGCAGGGGCGCGCGGCGGGAGGTCTACGTCGGCTTCGACAACTTCGCCGCCGCCCTGGCCGACGCGGAGCTGTGGAGCGGGTGGCTGCGCGTGCTCGGGTACGGCTCGCTGGTGCTGGTCGTGATGCTGGGGCTGGCGCTGCTGTTCGCGCTGATGCTGGACTCGGCGCGGGTGCGGCTGGCCCGCTTCTCGCGGATCGCGATCTTCCTGCCGTACGCGGTGCCCGGCGTGGCGGCCACCCTGTTGTGGGGCTTCCTCTACCTGCCCTCGCTCAGCCCGATCCGGGATGTGCTGGACGTCGACTTCCTGGGCGCCACCACCGTCACGTACTCCATGGCGAACGTGGCGGTGTGGGGCGGGGTCGGCTTCAACATGCTCGTGCTCTACACCACGCTGCGGGCCATCCCCCGCGACCTGTACGAGGCCGCGCGGCTCGACGGCGCCTCGGAGCTCCAGATCGCCGTCCGGGTCAAGATCCCGCTGCTGGGCCCGGCGATCGTCCTGACGACCGTGTTCTCGATCATCGCGACGATCCAGGTCTTCACCGAGCCCACCACGCTGCGCCCGCTGACCAACACGATCAGCTCCACCTGGAGCCCGCTCATGAAGGTCTACCGCGACGCCTTCGTCACCGGCGACCTGTACTCGGCCGCCGCCACCTCGATCGTCATCGCCGCGATCTCGCTCGTCCTGTCGTTCGGTTTCCTGCGCGTGGTGCGCAACCACGCCTTCAGGGAGGGCTGA